A genomic stretch from Flavobacterium sp. KS-LB2 includes:
- a CDS encoding carboxypeptidase-like regulatory domain-containing protein, with protein sequence MKKILLFIALILASITYAQNIRFEGIIQDIGKSPLEMANVMAVNQTTKAMDSYAITTDKGKFILNLKAKTTYVIKLSYLGMQNKEITITTQSENMVQNITMESGGIELNGVEIVREMPVSIKGDTIVYNADSFKTGEERKLEDVFKKLPGFEVMSDGQVQVEGKKVAKLFVNGKPFMEGDTKLGSKNIPSDAVDKIQVMRNFNEVSQMKGLENNNDDIALNIKLKKGKDKFWFGDISGGLANDKGYIFNPKLFYYSPKTSINSIVNLNNIGEVSLTSADFFRITGGARNTIGRSGTTLNLNRNFFGLSGGDNVAKASDKFGALNLNHSVSKKWTLSGFAAYSSTFNQSITNSERGIFEPNTTNIATLENRKNKTDSKNNAFIAKFGSKYKANDNFQLDYDAFFRKNDQQDVDNSQTDFSSMNNGSMVSNSNTVIAFQKQAPVSFNQSLNLFYTQNPKSTWVVEMQHQYEDEDPFYNPQLSVNPYQNSTSQDPNDPSAVFVNENTLNIEQSRFVKTNKLDAKVDYYYQISNKSILNVTAGNTNAFQTYNSSILQILEDKSVNQVEQAAYRNDVRYTFNDLFLGVHYKFIVGKFTFNPGFSIHQYNTNNQQFANPYQLNFTRFLPDMFARWDLKKSENVTYNFNVRNGFNDVNSLVEGYIFTNFNSIARGNAQLENSLVTSHRLNYSKYNLYNFTTIFGNIAYTTTKNPVVNGISFQSIYSTSDRLNLDAENESVNGNLFYSKSFQKYYKATAGINASWNKNFVLNRRVVNGNTQEFIQGIENVNHGYSLALATQFKKYPNIDLGYRINFSDQASTRFTTQTPSVKLNYYFLNGLNINWDYSLNRFKNETTGVANNFKIMTASLNYIKKDSKFEYRIQANNLLNTRSRLNNTFSVNGFNTNETVILPRFVTFILKYNI encoded by the coding sequence ATGAAGAAAATTTTATTGTTTATTGCCCTTATTTTAGCATCAATCACTTACGCACAAAACATTCGTTTTGAAGGGATAATTCAAGATATAGGCAAATCGCCTTTAGAAATGGCTAATGTCATGGCAGTGAATCAAACTACTAAAGCAATGGATTCCTATGCAATTACCACTGATAAAGGTAAGTTTATTCTAAATTTAAAGGCAAAAACTACCTACGTTATAAAGTTGAGTTACCTTGGAATGCAAAATAAAGAAATTACAATTACCACGCAATCGGAGAATATGGTGCAAAATATTACTATGGAATCTGGTGGGATTGAATTAAATGGCGTCGAAATTGTGCGCGAAATGCCAGTTTCTATTAAAGGCGATACGATTGTTTATAATGCCGATTCGTTTAAAACAGGTGAAGAACGAAAGTTAGAAGATGTTTTTAAAAAACTGCCTGGTTTTGAGGTAATGAGTGATGGTCAAGTTCAAGTGGAAGGTAAAAAAGTGGCTAAACTATTTGTTAACGGAAAGCCATTTATGGAAGGAGATACCAAATTAGGCTCAAAAAATATACCTTCAGATGCTGTTGATAAAATTCAAGTTATGCGTAATTTCAACGAGGTGTCTCAAATGAAAGGCCTTGAGAACAATAACGATGATATTGCGCTAAATATCAAACTTAAAAAAGGAAAAGATAAGTTTTGGTTTGGTGATATTAGCGGTGGTTTGGCGAATGACAAAGGCTATATTTTTAATCCAAAATTATTCTATTATTCACCCAAGACGAGTATCAACTCCATTGTAAATTTGAATAATATTGGAGAAGTATCCCTAACTTCTGCTGATTTTTTCAGGATAACCGGTGGTGCCAGGAATACAATTGGTAGAAGTGGTACTACATTGAACTTAAATCGAAATTTCTTTGGACTTTCTGGCGGTGATAATGTTGCTAAGGCCAGCGATAAATTTGGTGCTTTAAATTTGAATCATTCGGTTTCTAAAAAATGGACTTTATCTGGTTTTGCAGCCTATTCATCTACATTCAATCAGTCTATTACAAATTCTGAAAGAGGTATTTTTGAACCTAATACCACAAATATTGCGACCTTAGAAAACAGAAAAAATAAAACGGATTCTAAAAACAACGCATTTATTGCGAAATTCGGTTCTAAGTATAAAGCAAATGATAACTTTCAATTGGATTATGATGCGTTCTTTAGAAAAAATGATCAACAAGATGTGGATAATAGCCAAACGGATTTTAGTTCGATGAACAATGGTTCAATGGTGTCTAATTCTAATACGGTTATTGCTTTTCAAAAACAAGCTCCGGTATCATTCAATCAGAGTCTTAATTTATTTTACACACAAAATCCCAAAAGTACGTGGGTAGTCGAGATGCAGCATCAATATGAGGATGAAGATCCTTTTTACAATCCGCAGCTATCTGTTAATCCCTATCAAAATAGTACCTCGCAAGATCCAAATGATCCAAGTGCCGTTTTTGTGAATGAAAACACTTTAAATATTGAACAGTCAAGATTTGTTAAAACCAATAAATTAGATGCTAAAGTCGATTATTACTATCAAATTTCTAACAAAAGTATACTGAACGTAACGGCAGGAAATACAAATGCTTTTCAAACGTATAATTCAAGTATTTTGCAAATTTTAGAGGATAAGTCTGTCAATCAAGTTGAGCAAGCTGCGTATAGAAATGATGTGCGATACACTTTTAATGACTTATTTTTAGGGGTACACTATAAGTTTATAGTAGGGAAGTTTACCTTTAATCCAGGCTTTTCAATTCATCAATACAACACAAACAATCAGCAGTTTGCTAACCCGTACCAATTAAATTTTACCCGTTTTTTACCAGACATGTTTGCGCGTTGGGATTTGAAAAAATCAGAAAATGTAACCTATAATTTTAATGTAAGAAACGGATTCAATGATGTGAACTCATTAGTGGAAGGCTATATTTTTACTAATTTTAACAGCATTGCAAGAGGAAATGCACAATTAGAAAATTCTCTTGTTACTTCACATAGATTGAATTATTCCAAATATAATTTATACAACTTCACAACAATTTTTGGTAATATTGCGTATACGACTACAAAAAATCCAGTGGTAAATGGGATTTCATTCCAAAGTATTTATTCTACCTCAGACCGTTTAAATTTAGATGCAGAAAATGAAAGTGTAAACGGTAATTTGTTTTACTCCAAAAGTTTTCAAAAGTATTACAAAGCAACGGCTGGTATTAATGCCAGTTGGAACAAAAATTTTGTTTTAAACCGAAGAGTAGTAAATGGCAATACACAGGAATTCATTCAAGGAATTGAAAATGTAAACCATGGCTATAGCCTTGCTTTAGCAACACAGTTTAAAAAATATCCTAACATTGATTTAGGATATCGAATTAATTTTTCTGACCAGGCATCTACTCGTTTTACTACACAAACTCCAAGTGTAAAGCTTAATTATTATTTCTTGAATGGGTTGAATATCAACTGGGATTATTCGCTTAACCGCTTTAAAAATGAAACAACTGGAGTGGCCAATAATTTTAAAATTATGACAGCGAGTCTAAATTATATCAAAAAAGACTCTAAATTCGAATACAGAATTCAGGCTAATAATCTTCTCAATACAAGATCAAGATTGAACAATACCTTTAGCGTGAATGGTTTCAATACCAATGAAACTGTTATCTTACCACGATTTGTAACATTTATTTTGAAGTATAATATTTAA
- a CDS encoding GLPGLI family protein produces MYKVIFTLVLAVASFMGLHAQEFQGMAVYESKTSTSDFKARMEGNRNMTPDMQKMIEERMKKMFEKTFILNFNKSASIYKEEEKLDASAQAGGGMRMMSSMTGGGGTYYKNVKEKSYTIDKEFMGKEFLIKDSLPNLQWKMEGETRVIGGYTCYKATAIKAASATDFRNFRPKREEAKKEEDKKESDKPTAEKKTNFLDAVELPKEITITAWYTPEIPVNQGPEGYWGLPGLILEVNDGKTIILCSKVVLNPKEKGEIKPSTKGKVISQKEYDEAVVKKMEEFREMNQGRGGRDGGMQIRFGN; encoded by the coding sequence ATGTATAAAGTAATTTTCACATTAGTATTAGCAGTCGCATCATTTATGGGACTTCACGCTCAGGAATTTCAAGGAATGGCGGTTTATGAATCGAAAACAAGTACTTCTGATTTTAAAGCAAGAATGGAGGGTAACAGAAACATGACTCCGGATATGCAAAAGATGATTGAGGAAAGAATGAAGAAAATGTTCGAAAAAACGTTTATTCTTAATTTTAATAAATCGGCATCAATTTATAAAGAGGAAGAAAAACTGGATGCTTCAGCGCAAGCTGGTGGCGGTATGCGAATGATGAGTTCTATGACTGGCGGTGGCGGAACCTATTACAAAAACGTAAAAGAGAAATCCTATACTATTGATAAAGAATTTATGGGGAAAGAGTTTCTTATAAAAGATTCCTTGCCTAATTTACAATGGAAAATGGAGGGAGAAACTAGAGTAATTGGAGGTTATACCTGTTATAAAGCAACTGCTATAAAAGCAGCAAGTGCAACTGATTTTAGAAACTTTAGACCTAAAAGAGAAGAGGCCAAGAAAGAAGAAGACAAAAAAGAATCAGACAAGCCAACAGCAGAGAAGAAAACTAATTTCCTAGATGCTGTAGAATTGCCAAAAGAAATTACGATTACTGCTTGGTATACACCAGAAATCCCTGTAAATCAAGGTCCAGAAGGATATTGGGGATTGCCGGGATTGATTTTGGAAGTGAATGATGGTAAAACAATTATTTTATGTTCGAAAGTTGTTTTAAATCCCAAAGAAAAAGGAGAAATAAAACCTTCAACTAAAGGTAAAGTAATTTCTCAAAAAGAATATGACGAAGCTGTAGTGAAAAAAATGGAAGAGTTTAGGGAAATGAACCAAGGTCGAGGCGGTAGAGATGGTGGAATGCAAATTCGTTTTGGAAATTAA
- a CDS encoding deoxynucleoside kinase — protein MHIAIAGNIGSGKTTLTRLLAKQFKWEPHFEDVVDNPYLDDFYHQMERWSFNLQIYFLNSRFRQVMQIRESGKKIIQDRTIYEDAHIFAPNLYAMGLMTNRDFQNYSSLFELMESTVKAPDLLIYLRSSIPNLVGQIHKRGREYENSISIEYLSRLNERYEGWIQTYDKGKLLIIDVDNINFVDNPEDLGNIFNRIDAELNGLF, from the coding sequence ATGCACATAGCAATAGCAGGAAATATAGGATCTGGAAAAACAACTTTAACGCGCTTATTAGCGAAACAATTTAAATGGGAACCACATTTTGAAGATGTAGTTGACAATCCATATTTAGATGATTTTTACCATCAGATGGAACGTTGGTCCTTTAATTTACAGATTTATTTCTTGAATAGCCGTTTCCGTCAGGTGATGCAAATTCGTGAAAGCGGTAAAAAAATCATTCAAGACCGAACCATTTATGAAGATGCGCATATTTTCGCACCTAACTTATATGCCATGGGTTTAATGACCAATCGTGATTTCCAAAATTATTCTTCTCTTTTTGAATTAATGGAATCTACTGTTAAAGCACCTGATTTATTAATTTATCTGAGAAGCTCCATTCCTAATCTAGTCGGGCAAATACACAAACGTGGTCGTGAATACGAAAACTCGATTTCTATTGAGTATTTGAGTCGCTTGAACGAACGCTACGAAGGTTGGATTCAAACGTATGACAAAGGAAAATTATTAATTATTGATGTAGACAACATCAATTTCGTTGATAATCCTGAAGATTTAGGAAATATTTTCAATCGTATTGATGCAGAATTGAACGGATTGTTTTAA
- a CDS encoding sodium-translocating pyrophosphatase yields the protein MNTIMIYLPIAMAFIGLAFMFTKRAWVLKQDPGDGKMKEISDYIYEGALAFLKAEYRLLTFFVIGASVVLAGISFIVPTTHILIVVAFVFGAFFSALAGNMGMKIATKTNVRTTQAARTSLPQALKVSFGGGTVMGLGVAGLAVLGLTTFFIFFFHFFMNGVWTSTEDMTIVLETLAGFSLGAESIALFARVGGGIYTKAADVGADLVGKVEAGIPEDDPRNPATIADNVGDNVGDVAGMGADLFGSYVATVLAAMVLGNYVIKDMGGNIQDAFGGIGPILLPMAIAGFGILFSIIGTMLVKITDDNAKEAQVQKALNIGNWVSILLTAIACFFLVQYMLPETMKMDFFGEGAKEISSMRVFYATIVGLVVGAVISSVTEYYTGLGTKPVMAIVQKSSTGAGTNVIAGLATGMISTFPTVLLFAAAIWTSYAFAGFYGVALAASAMMATTAMQLAIDAFGPISDNAGGIAEMSELPKEVRTRTDILDSVGNTTAATGKGFAIASAALTSLALFAAYVTFTGIDGINIFKAPVLAMLFVGGMIPVVFSALAMNSVGKAAMDMVYEVRRQFREIPGIMEGTGKPEYAKCVDISTKAALREMMLPGILTIGFPIAIVLLGKLVYADNNQLIAEMLGGYMAGVTVSGVLWAVFQNNAGGAWDNAKKSFEAGVMINGEMTYKGSDAHKASVTGDTVGDPFKDTSGPSMNILIKLTCLIGLVIAPILGNGSHTLSDKAACCATAEMCTSMSKEECLAKGCDSKTCKFMNVSEATTKMVSKEVAIEKTNVDGKVKATIKTNINGKVTIQNFEGTDEEVQTQIDSLK from the coding sequence ATGAATACAATAATGATTTATTTGCCAATCGCCATGGCATTCATTGGACTGGCATTTATGTTTACAAAACGAGCATGGGTTTTAAAACAAGATCCGGGTGACGGTAAGATGAAAGAGATTTCAGATTACATTTACGAAGGAGCCTTGGCTTTCTTGAAAGCGGAATATCGGTTATTGACTTTCTTTGTAATTGGAGCAAGTGTAGTTCTGGCCGGAATTTCATTTATCGTTCCTACTACACATATATTAATAGTGGTTGCTTTTGTTTTCGGAGCTTTTTTCTCGGCTTTGGCGGGGAATATGGGTATGAAAATAGCAACAAAAACGAATGTTAGAACCACTCAGGCAGCACGTACTAGTTTGCCTCAAGCACTAAAAGTTTCTTTTGGCGGTGGTACAGTAATGGGATTAGGAGTTGCAGGTTTAGCAGTTTTAGGGCTGACCACTTTCTTTATTTTCTTCTTTCACTTTTTTATGAATGGAGTTTGGACTTCAACAGAAGATATGACTATTGTTCTGGAAACATTGGCCGGTTTTTCTCTTGGAGCAGAATCTATTGCTTTGTTTGCCAGAGTTGGTGGCGGAATTTATACAAAAGCTGCCGATGTTGGTGCTGATTTAGTGGGAAAAGTAGAAGCTGGAATTCCCGAAGATGATCCTCGTAACCCTGCTACAATTGCAGATAACGTAGGAGATAATGTTGGAGATGTTGCTGGAATGGGTGCCGATTTATTTGGTTCTTATGTAGCAACAGTTTTAGCGGCTATGGTTCTGGGGAATTATGTTATCAAAGACATGGGCGGAAATATTCAAGATGCTTTTGGCGGAATAGGACCTATTTTATTACCAATGGCAATCGCTGGTTTTGGAATTTTATTCTCTATTATCGGGACGATGTTAGTGAAAATTACAGATGATAATGCCAAAGAAGCACAAGTTCAAAAAGCATTAAATATAGGAAACTGGGTTTCTATTCTGTTAACAGCTATAGCTTGTTTCTTCTTAGTACAATATATGTTGCCGGAAACGATGAAAATGGATTTCTTTGGCGAAGGGGCTAAAGAAATTTCGTCAATGCGCGTTTTCTATGCTACAATCGTCGGATTAGTGGTTGGAGCAGTTATCTCATCTGTTACTGAATATTACACAGGATTGGGTACAAAACCAGTTATGGCAATTGTACAAAAATCTTCAACTGGAGCAGGAACAAACGTAATTGCAGGTTTGGCTACGGGAATGATTTCTACATTTCCAACCGTTTTATTATTTGCAGCAGCGATTTGGACATCGTATGCTTTTGCAGGATTTTATGGTGTGGCTTTGGCTGCTTCGGCGATGATGGCAACAACGGCAATGCAATTGGCAATCGATGCTTTCGGACCAATATCAGATAACGCAGGTGGAATTGCAGAAATGAGCGAATTACCAAAAGAAGTACGTACCAGAACCGATATTTTGGATTCTGTAGGAAACACTACGGCAGCAACTGGAAAAGGATTTGCGATTGCTTCGGCTGCATTAACATCATTAGCGTTATTTGCTGCGTATGTAACGTTTACTGGAATTGACGGAATCAATATTTTTAAAGCGCCTGTTTTAGCCATGTTATTTGTGGGCGGAATGATACCGGTAGTTTTCTCTGCTTTGGCGATGAATTCTGTTGGAAAAGCTGCGATGGACATGGTGTATGAAGTACGTCGTCAATTCAGGGAAATTCCAGGAATTATGGAAGGAACTGGAAAACCAGAATATGCTAAATGTGTCGATATTTCTACAAAAGCCGCTTTGCGCGAAATGATGTTGCCAGGAATTTTAACTATTGGCTTTCCTATTGCGATTGTGTTGCTGGGCAAATTAGTCTATGCAGATAACAACCAATTAATTGCCGAAATGCTAGGAGGTTACATGGCCGGAGTTACGGTTTCAGGTGTGCTTTGGGCTGTTTTTCAAAACAATGCCGGTGGTGCTTGGGACAATGCCAAGAAATCTTTTGAAGCAGGAGTGATGATCAATGGTGAGATGACTTATAAAGGTTCTGATGCGCACAAAGCATCGGTTACTGGAGATACAGTAGGAGATCCGTTCAAAGATACTTCTGGCCCATCAATGAATATTCTAATAAAATTGACATGTTTAATAGGTTTAGTTATTGCCCCAATTTTAGGTAATGGAAGTCATACTCTTTCTGACAAAGCGGCTTGTTGCGCTACTGCTGAAATGTGCACTTCTATGTCTAAAGAAGAATGTCTCGCAAAAGGTTGTGACAGTAAAACGTGTAAATTTATGAACGTTTCCGAAGCAACAACTAAAATGGTTTCTAAAGAAGTTGCTATTGAAAAAACAAATGTTGATGGAAAAGTAAAAGCGACTATTAAAACAAATATTAATGGAAAAGTTACTATTCAAAATTTTGAAGGAACTGACGAAGAAGTGCAAACTCAAATAGACTCTTTGAAGTAA
- a CDS encoding inorganic diphosphatase translates to MTADKLTTFDVLIEIPRGSRNKYEYDFEIKRMRFDRMLFSSMMYPADYGFIPETLALDGDPLDVLVLVNEPTFPGCVMEVKPIGVFHMADDKGPDEKVICVPVSDPIWNSLENLSDINPHLLKEIEHFFQVYKDLENKQVDVEGWGDVNEAYAIIKECTARFNDIPNKPEGLFSIK, encoded by the coding sequence ATGACTGCAGACAAATTAACAACTTTCGATGTCTTAATCGAAATACCAAGAGGAAGTAGAAATAAATACGAATATGATTTCGAAATAAAAAGAATGCGTTTTGATAGAATGTTATTCTCGTCAATGATGTATCCTGCTGATTACGGATTTATCCCAGAAACATTAGCATTAGATGGAGATCCTTTAGATGTATTGGTTTTGGTAAACGAACCAACTTTTCCTGGATGTGTAATGGAAGTAAAACCTATCGGTGTTTTCCACATGGCAGATGATAAAGGACCAGATGAAAAAGTAATCTGTGTACCCGTTTCAGATCCAATCTGGAATTCACTAGAAAACCTTTCAGATATTAATCCACACTTATTAAAAGAGATTGAACACTTTTTCCAAGTGTACAAAGATCTTGAAAACAAACAAGTTGATGTTGAAGGCTGGGGAGATGTAAACGAAGCGTATGCTATTATTAAGGAGTGTACAGCGCGTTTTAATGATATTCCAAATAAACCAGAAGGATTATTCAGTATTAAATAA
- a CDS encoding DNA-3-methyladenine glycosylase family protein gives MQEAIDYLLEKDTIFKTIIEQYGLPKIPTRPQGFETLVLLILEQQVSIDSAKATFLRLRERIQDFEPAIVIDLSDAEFRAIGVSRQKTSYIKALATALLNKELDLESLPTRTPQQVREELIKIKGIGNWTIDIYLMFCLQAPDLLPLGDVAVVNTMKELLNIHEKEAMETHAKQWSPYRSYATYFLWHHYLNKRNRTITYQY, from the coding sequence ATGCAAGAGGCGATTGACTATCTTTTAGAGAAAGACACTATTTTTAAAACCATTATTGAACAATATGGGTTACCAAAAATTCCTACTAGACCGCAAGGTTTTGAGACTTTGGTATTGTTAATTTTGGAGCAACAAGTGTCCATTGATTCCGCTAAGGCTACTTTTTTACGATTGCGAGAAAGAATACAAGATTTTGAACCCGCTATTGTAATCGATTTATCTGATGCTGAGTTTAGAGCCATTGGCGTAAGCCGTCAAAAAACGTCTTATATCAAAGCTTTGGCGACAGCGCTATTAAATAAAGAGCTTGATTTAGAAAGTTTGCCAACTAGAACTCCTCAGCAAGTACGCGAAGAACTCATCAAAATCAAAGGAATAGGAAACTGGACTATCGATATCTATTTGATGTTTTGTTTGCAAGCCCCGGATTTGTTGCCTTTAGGTGATGTAGCGGTAGTCAACACAATGAAGGAGTTACTCAATATTCACGAAAAAGAAGCAATGGAAACGCACGCTAAACAATGGAGTCCATACCGTTCTTATGCAACCTATTTTTTATGGCACCATTACTTGAACAAACGAAATAGAACAATCACATATCAATATTAG
- a CDS encoding DUF5686 and carboxypeptidase-like regulatory domain-containing protein → MKKNLLFFVLLLLVSATAVFAQTKVSGIVVDKQNQPIPFANVVFKDSSEGIVTNEDGRFYLESQKTYTTLVISSVGFSEKEIILDKPVNYNFKIQLSEAESLSEVVVFAGKTSKKNNPALDILRKIWERKRKNGLYLYDQYQMEKYEKIEFDMNSIDSAFMKSKLFKGMEFIFNQMDTSRVTGKTYLPIFINESLIDVYGDTKLKKVKEKIKANKTSGFNGNQQILSFVKDLYSDYNIYNNYLTFFDKSFTSPLSKTGIDVYNYVLKDSAYIDNKWCYNIVFYPRRKNELTFKGDFWVNDSTFAIKKINMAVTKSANINWVKDIYLEQEFEVVSDSVFLLTKDYLMSDFALNKKENSKGVYGKRTTFYRNHQFNKEQPVAIYKDEVNYMDDEVYNKSDEYWNENRFENLSKDELGVYKMLDTLQTVNKFKQLYSLVSILGSGYVEFKNFDYGPVFSSFGYNEVEGVRLRVGGRTYFGPNDPWRIQAYTAYGFNDDKFKYGLSGKWMIDKKNRIILSGGNRRDIEQIGASLTTTNDVLGRSFASSAVFSSGSNGKLTNINLTNVAVEIEPIKNLTFQAGVSYRTLESASPTFSLDYYTDIANEITKSDVKQSEANFQIEYSPKRKTIGFGVERSNVDSPFSRFFINYSHGFKGLLNSDFKYDKVQLYYKQPIIIGPLGRTNIIMEVGKTFGKVPLGLLSVIPGNQTYFTIENTFSNLNFYEFVSDQYATLQWNHNFNGRLFSRIPFMRKLNWREIVSVKGVYGTISDENRAINASDLIYNAPEKGYWEYSAGIGNIFKVFRIDFAWRGNYLNTPDTNRFTVKGSFGFNF, encoded by the coding sequence TGAATCCCAAAAAACATACACCACTTTAGTAATTTCTTCTGTAGGTTTTTCTGAAAAAGAAATTATTTTAGACAAACCTGTAAATTATAATTTCAAAATTCAGTTAAGCGAAGCGGAGAGCTTGAGTGAAGTTGTTGTTTTTGCCGGTAAAACGTCTAAAAAAAATAATCCTGCGTTGGATATTCTTAGAAAAATTTGGGAAAGAAAGCGTAAAAATGGATTGTATCTTTATGACCAATACCAGATGGAGAAGTATGAGAAAATAGAATTTGATATGAATTCTATTGACAGTGCTTTCATGAAAAGCAAACTTTTCAAAGGGATGGAATTTATATTCAATCAAATGGATACTTCAAGAGTAACCGGGAAAACCTATTTGCCTATTTTTATCAATGAATCCCTTATTGATGTTTATGGAGATACTAAATTAAAGAAAGTCAAAGAGAAAATAAAAGCCAATAAAACGTCAGGTTTTAATGGGAATCAACAGATTTTATCTTTTGTAAAAGACTTATATTCAGATTATAATATCTACAACAATTACTTAACTTTTTTTGATAAAAGTTTTACTAGTCCGTTGTCTAAAACTGGGATTGATGTCTACAATTATGTGTTGAAAGACAGTGCGTATATTGACAATAAATGGTGTTATAATATTGTTTTTTATCCAAGACGTAAAAACGAATTGACTTTTAAAGGTGATTTTTGGGTGAATGATTCGACATTTGCCATCAAAAAAATAAATATGGCAGTTACTAAAAGTGCCAATATCAACTGGGTAAAAGATATTTATTTAGAACAGGAATTTGAGGTAGTGAGTGACTCTGTTTTCTTATTGACTAAGGATTATTTGATGTCCGACTTTGCTTTGAACAAAAAAGAAAATTCCAAAGGCGTTTATGGAAAGCGAACCACGTTTTATAGAAACCATCAATTTAATAAAGAGCAACCAGTAGCGATTTATAAAGATGAGGTCAATTATATGGATGACGAAGTCTACAATAAATCCGATGAATACTGGAATGAAAACCGTTTTGAGAACTTAAGCAAGGATGAATTAGGTGTTTATAAAATGCTAGATACCTTGCAAACCGTAAATAAGTTCAAACAATTGTATAGTTTGGTTTCTATACTAGGAAGCGGTTATGTCGAGTTTAAAAACTTTGATTATGGACCTGTGTTTTCAAGTTTTGGATACAATGAAGTAGAAGGAGTGCGCTTGCGAGTGGGCGGAAGAACTTATTTTGGTCCTAACGATCCTTGGCGTATTCAAGCCTACACGGCGTATGGGTTTAATGATGATAAATTCAAATACGGACTTTCAGGAAAATGGATGATTGACAAGAAAAACCGAATCATTTTGTCTGGAGGGAATAGGCGTGACATTGAACAAATAGGCGCCAGTTTGACCACTACAAACGATGTTTTGGGGCGCAGTTTTGCCTCATCAGCGGTATTTTCTTCTGGTAGCAACGGAAAATTGACGAATATCAATTTGACGAACGTGGCCGTAGAAATAGAGCCAATAAAAAACCTAACGTTTCAAGCGGGGGTTTCTTATCGTACATTGGAGTCTGCATCGCCCACGTTTAGCTTAGATTATTATACGGATATTGCTAATGAAATTACAAAAAGTGATGTGAAACAATCCGAAGCCAACTTTCAAATCGAATATTCTCCAAAGCGAAAAACGATTGGTTTTGGAGTAGAAAGAAGTAATGTTGATAGTCCGTTCAGTCGCTTTTTTATCAACTACAGTCATGGATTTAAAGGGCTTTTGAACAGTGATTTCAAGTATGACAAAGTACAATTGTATTACAAACAACCTATAATTATTGGACCTTTAGGAAGAACTAATATTATTATGGAAGTGGGAAAAACTTTTGGAAAAGTACCGTTAGGATTATTGAGTGTTATTCCGGGGAATCAGACTTATTTTACCATAGAAAACACGTTCAGTAACCTTAATTTCTATGAATTTGTATCCGATCAATATGCTACGTTACAGTGGAACCACAATTTTAATGGTCGCCTTTTCTCCAGAATTCCGTTTATGCGCAAACTCAATTGGAGAGAAATAGTATCGGTAAAAGGGGTCTATGGAACCATTTCTGATGAAAACCGAGCCATTAACGCATCGGATTTGATTTACAATGCGCCCGAAAAAGGGTATTGGGAATACAGCGCCGGAATTGGGAATATCTTCAAAGTATTCCGCATCGATTTCGCTTGGCGAGGCAATTATCTCAACACGCCAGACACCAATCGTTTTACGGTAAAAGGATCGTTCGGGTTTAATTTCTAG